In Cystobacter fuscus DSM 2262, the DNA window TGCCATCTCCATTCGTGTGATCTCCTCGCCGTGGCGCATGCGCAACCGGATGGTCACGGACGAGAAGTCGAGCGTGTCCCCCAGCCGCTTGCTGGGTTGGATCACGGTGATGGGGCAGTGGCGGTAGGCGCTGCCGTCCGGCTTCTTCAGTTCCAGACCCGCCGCGTGGGCCTGACGCACCAGGTTATTGATGCGGATGAACTCATTGACGTCATTGAGCAGGATTTCATTGATGGTGATGTCGGTGAGGCTGCGCTTGGCCACGTCGATGATGTTGGCCGGGGGGTTCACCTGCTCTGTCTTTCCCGAGCTACAGGCGATGACCACGATTTCCCTCGGGTTGAAGTCCAGGGCGTCGCCGAGCGGGGTGACGTTGCGCAGTCCTCCGTCCACGAAGGACTGGGGACCAATCGCCTCCCAGATGACGGGCATCGTCGCGCTGTGCCACACCGCGTCGAGGAAGTCGGGGGTCTCATGGTTGATCAGCTCGTACTCCCCCGACACGAGCGAGACGCGGCCCACATGGGTGGGGACGTGGAAGGGCCGCCCCGCCGCGTGCTTCTGGATGAGCGCTCGCAGCGGCGAGTCATCGTAGAACCCGAGTTTGTGCTGGACGGCGAGCCGGAAGGCCACGACGGGCCAGGAGAACTTCCGGTAGATGTCCTCCTCCCGGATGTTCATCCAGAGGTCCATCAACCGGGCGTATTCCCGCTGGGCGAGGAGCGTGGCGTTGAGGGCTCCAACGGAGACTCCGATGATGCGCTCCCAGCGGAAGCCGAGTTCCTCGCGAAGGACGCGCTCGGCGCCGATCTGGAATGCACCCTTGGCTCCTCCGCCAGACAGCACGAGTGTGGCAACACGTTCAGACATGGCGACTGCCCCCCCCATCATGGACTCCGGAGGAGGGGTGCATAACGGTATCTCGCGAGGCCTGATATCACCCTGGCGCACGAGGACGGAGTCCGTGTCGGGACACCCTCAGCCCAGCAGCTCGAACGCCTGACTCGCCCCCATCGCCAGGGAGACGGCACGCTCGCCGAGCTCCTCGGGAAGCTCGGGGTCCGTGAGGTTGATGCGGATCAGCCGGGCATCGGGGTGGTGGTGGACGAGGTGCTCCATCCTCCAGCGCACCACCGAGGGCGTGTTGAAGCCCGCCCCCACCTCGATGACGAGCAGCCGTCGTGCCGCGCCGTCGCGCATCCATTGCCGGAAGCGCCGCGCCTGCTCGACATAGGGCTCCTC includes these proteins:
- a CDS encoding patatin-like phospholipase family protein; this translates as MSERVATLVLSGGGAKGAFQIGAERVLREELGFRWERIIGVSVGALNATLLAQREYARLMDLWMNIREEDIYRKFSWPVVAFRLAVQHKLGFYDDSPLRALIQKHAAGRPFHVPTHVGRVSLVSGEYELINHETPDFLDAVWHSATMPVIWEAIGPQSFVDGGLRNVTPLGDALDFNPREIVVIACSSGKTEQVNPPANIIDVAKRSLTDITINEILLNDVNEFIRINNLVRQAHAAGLELKKPDGSAYRHCPITVIQPSKRLGDTLDFSSVTIRLRMRHGEEITRMEMARQSVMNLPPPVPPTRVS